TGTAGAATTTCAATCTCTaatatcaacttattaaaattattgcagactttaatttgtggtattgatattaaagagtttatggaatttgaatttgattatataaaaacataactcATTTAATTAGTTAGCAAGTCCATCTAAATGTTGAAATATGCCCACAAAATCGAAAGACCataatgccattaatgaattttttagtttgtttatatcattaaaaacattttgggaaaatttaaaatattcattaagggtataatttAGGAATGGTCAtgttttaatggtattgattaGATGATAGATTATCGCGTTCAAACTTAACTTTGTACATACGGTAATGAGCAGGTTAGTTTTATAGTTGAGGCAAATACTAATATCTTGTTTATCACTGTATCATCAACGACTAATAACCTtgtaatctgtttttttttttcttattctttaACCAAAAGAGTTCTATGTAACTCAAAAAACATGTCAACGTTTTATTGTTCTGATATCACAATTTTTGTCATCAATAAAACAGATTCAATCAAAAATTTGTAAACCAAATTGAAAACTTTGTGTTTGTGAACGACATGAGTTTACCAATTTTGTCAACAGAGACATATCTTGAGAAGAGAATATTTATAGCAAAGGCAAAAGGGACTTTATATATGAAGTAGGTATTAGTTtaccatttatttttaaattacaacaTAAACTATATAGCAAAAGTTCATCCAACGGCTACTTAATACATAACACATATAACTGAAAAAGTAGGTTGTAAAAAGGACAACCGACCATGACTTTTTCACGTGTTGGATTGGCGCTCTTGAATAGATCTAAGAACTGAAAACTTTTCATCTGTTATAAATCTTGAACATTTATGCTCCTTCTAAGAAACCTTTTATTGACCAAGAAAATCTTTAAAGTTTCAATCAAAatgttccaaagaagaaggccCATTTTTCAGAGAGTCTCAAATATACTAAAAGTCTCGATCCTGAGAAAACCAACCATCCCAAGACTCAAGCTTCCTATAAAACAAAGAAGATCAGCCAAGCGGGTCAAGCTCCTTCAACAATACAACTACAAGTTTCTTCAAGAGTCTCAGTTCTCACCTTTACGCACATCTGTTATTTCATACCGTAGGAAGCGAAATCCCATATCTAGGTTGGgtcttaaaaaaatttacagttTATTGTTTCTT
The sequence above is drawn from the Raphanus sativus cultivar WK10039 chromosome 7, ASM80110v3, whole genome shotgun sequence genome and encodes:
- the LOC108816742 gene encoding uncharacterized protein LOC108816742; amino-acid sequence: MFQRRRPIFQRVSNILKVSILRKPTIPRLKLPIKQRRSAKRVKLLQQYNYKFLQESQFSPLRTSVISYRRKRNPISRLGLKKIYSLLFLSRCIGRSSDEHIVDTITHNLMEMESLHFVDGVSSPSREISQPFDYSSEDDSIDLKAERFIKKFYDEMRLQEREFNC